A stretch of DNA from Allomeiothermus silvanus DSM 9946:
GCGGTGGCGCTACGCAAAAATCCTCTGGCTTTGGCGCAGATGATAGGGTTGGGCACGGTGGTCAAGTTTATATTGGGAAGCCTCACCATCGGCGACCTCGAGCAGCGGGTGAGCCGCATCTTGGGGGTTCCTGCTCGGGCCCTCATCGTGCCCTATGCAGAGGTCGGCGTAGACTTGGATAAAGAGGAAGACCTGGTATGGTTGGAATAACCTATGAGAACGGTTCGTGAACTTCGTCAAGCGGGTCTGATCGCTTATCTGGCCTCCTTAGTGATCGCGTTGTTGGTATCGGGCTTGGTGCACTGGGCTTTAGGGGGGCGGGGCCTGCTCGGCTGGGAAGGATTCAATTTCTATGGGCTGCTCGAGGGGTTGGCCTTCGTGGTGAGCTTCACCCTTTCGCTATGGATCGCCAAGCGGGCGGTGCGGGCTACCTCTTCTGCGCTCCTCACCGCCGGGCTCATCGCGCCCTCCCCGGCGCGCAAGCTGGCCAAGCCGATCCAGACCCTCGAGGCGGTTGAGTCCTTCGAGGGCCGGCTGGCGGTGCTGACTGAGGATGGGGTGCCCGTGGGGGTGTTGGGGCTTGAAGATAGCATCGTGCCCTGGGAAGAAGCCCCGGTGGTTTCGGGGGAGGTGGCCGCCAGCGAGCTTTCCCCCTTGTTTTGGCGTTATCCAGTGGTGATCGTAGCGGATGGCAACACCGTCTACGGGGCTATCCGCCGCGAGGCGTTCCGCAAATATATGGGCGTTTAGCTCACCCAAAGCGCACGATCTGGGTGAGGCGTTGGCTCTTGACTTAGCGGGGAATCCTTTACAATAGGCAGAGTTGCTGAGTGAGGAGGTTCGTTATGCCCCATGTCATCACGGAACCCTGTATCGGTGTGAAGGATCAGTCCTGTGTGGAAGTCTGTCCGGTGGAATGCATCTACGACGGCGGAGACCAGTTCTACATCCATCCCGATGAGTGCATTGATTGCGGCGCTTGTGTGCCGGCCTGTCCGGTCTCGGCCATCTACCCCGAAGAGGACGTACCCGCCGAGTTCCAAAGCTACATCGCCAAGAACCGCAAGCTCTCTGGGCTCGAGTAGGGGCAGTTCTTGAGCACCCGAGGGAAAGCCTCGGGTGTTTTTTGTTGCCTCACCGCCACCTGCCTCCAGTCCGATAGGCTGGAAGGGTGGGAGTTATCCACAAGGTTTTCCACAAGGGCCAGCTGCGCCTTCACTACACCGAAGCCGGGAGCGGCCCCCCGGTGGTGCTCATTCACGGGCTCTCCGGCTCGAGGCTGTGGTGGCGGAAAAATCTGCCCGCGCTCAGCCAAGAGTTCCGGGTCTATACGGTAGATCTGGTGGGGTTTGGCGAAAGCCGCAGACAGCGAATCTTGCCCCTCGTCGAAAGCGCAGCCTTATTAGCCGACTGGATGCACCGCCTCGAGCTTCGAGAACCCCGCTTGGTCGGGCATTCGATGGGCGCTCACATCGCCTTACACGTGGTTACCTTGGGGCAAGCAAGAATTGCAGCTTTGGTGTTGGTAGCGGCGAGTGCTTTGGTCCGAGGGGCTTGGTGGAAACTGGCGGCCCGGCTCCCCCGCGCCGGGCTCAACGGGGCGCTGGATTTCCTGCCCACCCTGGCCTTCGACGCGCTGCGCGCCGGGCCCAGGAACCTCCTCTGGGCCACCCAGGAAATCCTCCGTGACGACCCTGGCACGCGCCTGGCCGAGGTGAGGGTTCCCACCCTGCTCGTCTGGGGCGAGCGCGACGTGATTGTACCCAGGGAGTTAGGTGAGCAATTGCTGGGCTTCATCCCAGGCTCGAGGCTGGTGGTGATCCCCGGAGCCGGGCACAACGTCATGTACGACCGTCCCCAGGACTTCAACCACACAGTGATCCCGTTCGTGCGCGATCCAGCAGGCACACTCGCGCTGCCGAACGGCGAACGCTAAACGCCGGTCACCGAGGGCTTGCTGCAGGTCATCCAGGGGCTTTCTCGCGAAGTATTTCTGTGGCATTAGCATATAGGTATGGCCCGTGATGTATGGCTCGAGGTGGGCGGGATCCGCACCTTCGCCCGGGTGCTGGGGTCAGGGCCGCCCCTCGTGCTGGTGCCGGGGTTGGCCTGCTCGCACCTGTACTTCGGGCCGGTCCAGCGAGCTTTAGCGGAGCATTTCGAGGTGTGGGCCTATGACCCGCCCGGCCATGGCTACAGCCGGGCCCCGGTGGGGGCTTACACCAAGCTGGGCGAGCTGAGCGACCATTTGGTGGCCTGGCTCGAGGCCGCCCGGTTACGGGACGTGGTGCTGTTCGGACATTCCCAAGGCGCCGAGATCGCCGTTGACCTGGCCGCCCATCAACCCCACCTCGTTTCCAAGCTCGTGCTGTGCGCCCCGACTGGCATCCCTGAATACCCCAACATCGCCGGGCAGATGCTCAACCTGGCTCGAGACGCCCTGCGCGAGCGCCCAGTTTTGGTCTGGCGGGTACTCCGTTCGTACGCCCTGGCCGGGCCAAGACGGGCCTGGGGGCTTCTCGAGGATCAGCTTCATCACCAGACCGTCCCCAACCTGCCCCGACTCAAAGCCCCAGTCTTGCTCGTCACCGGGAGCCGCGACCCGATCATCCGGCCCCGGCTGGCGGAGGTGATGAACGAACTCCTGCCCGAGTCGGGGTGGGTGGAGATCCAGGGGGGAACCCACGCCGTCCACGACTCGCACACCGCCCAGGTGGCGGCGGCGGTCAAGCGCTTCATCCTGACCGGGCTCGAGGTCAACCCGGTTTAGCCCCGGCGTCAGGGTGGTTGGCCTTATTTTTGTATAGCTCGTCGCTTCACCGGGGAGATGCTCAAAATCCTGTGAAAGACGCTCTGGGGCGGTGAAGGGCCAGTTCTTCCTAACCTCGCCTGAACCGCCGGATCAGATACCCCACCGCCGCCGCCCGGAGGGCCATCGAGGCCACGATGGGCAGGTGATAGGGGCTCGGCCCGAGTTCCAGGCTGCCCAACGTCCCGCCGACGGTCGCCCCCAGCACCCCACCCACCGCGAAGGCTACCCAGTACCAGGCCAGGTAGAGGTTGCGCCGCTGCGCGGGGGCGCTTTGCAGGGCAATATTGGTAAGGGCGGTTCCCAGACCGCCCCAGGCGATAGGGTCGCAGACTGCGGCCAGCCAGATTGGTCCGACCCGACCCGGCCCGCCCAACAGCCACAAGGTCGGCAGGACGACCGCCGCGATACCGCTGGTGTAGATCAAGACCCGCATGTGCCCGATGTAGTCCGCTACCCGCCCCCACCAGGGGCCCACCAGCAGCCCGGCGGAAGCGGCGATCACCGTCCACAGCCCCACCTCGGCGAAGGTCATACGGGCGTACTGCAAGAAAAGCGGGAACACAAACGAACTGCCCACCGCCACCGCGCCCATAAAGGCCGCCACGAAGACCAGGAAGCCCCGGAACCCTCCGTCCTTGAGGGGCGAACGGAACTCAGCGGGGGTAATCTTGGGGATGGGCGCAGGGGGCTCGAGCTGCAAGCGCAGAAACAGCGTGGCGCTCACCCCAGCCACCACCCCCACCCCCAGCACCAGCAAAAAGCCCCAGGGTTTGCCCATCTGGTCAATCACCGCACCGGCCAGCAGGTTTCCCAGCGTCCCCACCAGCCCCAATATGGCGTTGCGGAAGCCGAAGTAGCTACCGCGCTCGCGCTCCGGCACCAGGTCGGCCATCCAACTCGTCCACAGCACGTTCACCGGGGCGATCACGAACTGGCTGAGGGCCGCCACCAGCAGCAAGCCGGGAATCCGCCAATCCTCCGGCAGCAAGGGAAGCAACAGGACCAGCCCGAACAAGGCCCGTCCCCCGCTGGCAAGGAGGATGGTCAGCCGTTTGCGGCTGCCGCTGAAGAGCAAGGCCAGGGGGGCCGCGAACTGGGCCACCGTGGGCAGGGCCCCGAGCACCGCCAGCGCGGCGGGGGTCGCCCCCAGCCAGAGCGCATAGCCGGTCATCACCACGCCGGTGCTCCAGTTGATGAACAAGACGGCGAGAAAACCCTCCCAGATAGAGATGTTCTGCGAACGCTTCGGCTCGGCGGTGCCCCAGAGAAAGCCCACGCCCCCGATTATGCCGTGGGGGCGTGAGGGACGTATAGGGACTGGCTAGGGAAACTCAGACCGCATTTAGAGTGAGGAGGACTCCGGCTATTTCCGAGGGAGGAAACCCAAAGACCCCAGCCTTCCTAAGATTCGAGCCCGCCCACCGCTGAGCCAGGCGCTCGTAGCAAGCCTCTGGGTAAAGCTAGCCCCGAGCTTATGCCGCCGTCTCTGGCGAGAGGGAATCTGGACGCGCAATAAACTTTGCGGCAGACTGGGGAAAACGGACCAATGGCAAAACCCTGGAGGAGCTATGAACGTGGTGTTTCTCTCACCGCACTTCCCCCCCAACTTTTACAACTTTTGTGTGCGCTTACGCGAAGCAGGGGCCAACGTGCTGGGTTTGGCCGATGCCCCTTACGAATCTCTGCGCCCCGAACTCAAAGCGGCCCTCACCGAGTATTACCGAGTCTCGGACATGCACCACTACGACGAACTCTTGCGGGCCTTGGGCTACTTCACCCACCGCTACGGCAAGATCGACCGGCTCGACTCGCTCTCGGAGTACTGGCTGGAAACCGAAGCTGCGCTGCGCACCGACTTCA
This window harbors:
- a CDS encoding MFS transporter; the protein is MGFLWGTAEPKRSQNISIWEGFLAVLFINWSTGVVMTGYALWLGATPAALAVLGALPTVAQFAAPLALLFSGSRKRLTILLASGGRALFGLVLLLPLLPEDWRIPGLLLVAALSQFVIAPVNVLWTSWMADLVPERERGSYFGFRNAILGLVGTLGNLLAGAVIDQMGKPWGFLLVLGVGVVAGVSATLFLRLQLEPPAPIPKITPAEFRSPLKDGGFRGFLVFVAAFMGAVAVGSSFVFPLFLQYARMTFAEVGLWTVIAASAGLLVGPWWGRVADYIGHMRVLIYTSGIAAVVLPTLWLLGGPGRVGPIWLAAVCDPIAWGGLGTALTNIALQSAPAQRRNLYLAWYWVAFAVGGVLGATVGGTLGSLELGPSPYHLPIVASMALRAAAVGYLIRRFRRG
- a CDS encoding alpha/beta fold hydrolase → MGVIHKVFHKGQLRLHYTEAGSGPPVVLIHGLSGSRLWWRKNLPALSQEFRVYTVDLVGFGESRRQRILPLVESAALLADWMHRLELREPRLVGHSMGAHIALHVVTLGQARIAALVLVAASALVRGAWWKLAARLPRAGLNGALDFLPTLAFDALRAGPRNLLWATQEILRDDPGTRLAEVRVPTLLVWGERDVIVPRELGEQLLGFIPGSRLVVIPGAGHNVMYDRPQDFNHTVIPFVRDPAGTLALPNGER
- a CDS encoding alpha/beta fold hydrolase — encoded protein: MARDVWLEVGGIRTFARVLGSGPPLVLVPGLACSHLYFGPVQRALAEHFEVWAYDPPGHGYSRAPVGAYTKLGELSDHLVAWLEAARLRDVVLFGHSQGAEIAVDLAAHQPHLVSKLVLCAPTGIPEYPNIAGQMLNLARDALRERPVLVWRVLRSYALAGPRRAWGLLEDQLHHQTVPNLPRLKAPVLLVTGSRDPIIRPRLAEVMNELLPESGWVEIQGGTHAVHDSHTAQVAAAVKRFILTGLEVNPV
- a CDS encoding ferredoxin, which produces MPHVITEPCIGVKDQSCVEVCPVECIYDGGDQFYIHPDECIDCGACVPACPVSAIYPEEDVPAEFQSYIAKNRKLSGLE